A window of Streptomyces sp. NBC_01142 genomic DNA:
ACGAGCCGGTGATTGGATGGCGCTATGAGTGCTGACGAAATCCTGGACGTCGTCGACGAGAACGACGAGGTGATCGGCCAGTCCCCGCGCGGTGAGGCCTACGCGCGGGGTCTGCGCCACCGCTGCGTGTTCGTGCTGGCCAGGGACGCGGAGGGCCGGATCTTCGTGCACCGCCGTACCCCGGCGAAGCTGGTCTTCCCGTCCCTGTACGACATGTTCGTGGGCGGCGTCGTCGGCATGGGCGAGAGCTACGACGGGGCGGCGCTGCGCGAGGCCGAGGAGGAGCTCGGGGTCCGCGGCCTCCCCCGGCCCGTGCCGCTGTTCAAGTTCCTGTACGACAACGGCAGTCAGACCTGGTGGTCGGCCGTGTACGAGGTGCGGTGCGAGCTGCCGGTGAAGCCTCAGGTGGAGGAGGTCGCCTGGCACGACTTCCTCCGCCCGGCAGAGCTGGAGCGGCGGCTCACGGAGTGGGAGTGGGTGCCGGACGGTCTGGCGGCGTGGCAGCGGCTGCGGGAGTCGGGGCTGCCGCTCTCCTGACAGGACGAGCGGGAGTCAGGCCTTGCGCTCTCCTGACAGGGCTTCGGCGAGATCCCGGGCCTGCCCGGCCGTGATGCCCTGGGCGAGAGGGATCGCCCGCGGACTGGCGGACGCGCCGCAGACCGGGACGGGACTGCCGTCCCGCACAACCCAACTCGGCAGCTCCCAGAAGGAGTTGTCGAGGATCTTCCCCGCGATGTGCGGTGCGTGCTCCGGCGGTATGCCGCACTGTGTCAGCG
This region includes:
- a CDS encoding NUDIX hydrolase, whose translation is MSADEILDVVDENDEVIGQSPRGEAYARGLRHRCVFVLARDAEGRIFVHRRTPAKLVFPSLYDMFVGGVVGMGESYDGAALREAEEELGVRGLPRPVPLFKFLYDNGSQTWWSAVYEVRCELPVKPQVEEVAWHDFLRPAELERRLTEWEWVPDGLAAWQRLRESGLPLS